A genome region from Triticum aestivum cultivar Chinese Spring chromosome 2B, IWGSC CS RefSeq v2.1, whole genome shotgun sequence includes the following:
- the LOC123045904 gene encoding ubiquitin-like-conjugating enzyme ATG10 isoform X2, producing the protein MFIFMISILSTAFLTKFRCYTFEVFSLVCGQLLTLDEIKKDLPSHSLQLLNESKWTFITREEHPHLSRPWFTLHPCGTSDWMKLLLHKPGDKDRSLQYLSAWLSVAGQAVGLKIPLKLYCSS; encoded by the exons ATGTTCATCTTTATGATTTCCATATTGTCTACAGCTTTTCTTACAAAGTTCCGGTGCTATACTTTCGAGGTCTTCAGTCTGGTAT GTGGGCAGCTACTAACTTTAGATGAGATAAAAAAGGATCTTCCTTCTCATTCGCTTCAGCTGTTAAATGAATCAAAGTGGACATTTATTACTCGAGAG GAGCATCCCCACCTAAGTAGGCCATGGTTCACCCTGCATCCATGTGGAACCAGTGACTGGATGAAGTTGCTTCTTCATAAACCGGGAGATAAGGATCGATCTCTGCAATACTTGTCAGCATGGTTATCTGTGGCCGGTCAGGCAGTAGGATTGAAAATCCCACTTAAGCTTTATTGCAGTTCATAG
- the LOC123045904 gene encoding ubiquitin-like-conjugating enzyme ATG10 isoform X1: MGGSSACDGTLSLDEFNASAKALVTKWRGIDVDDALPDWEWRPCRKMGVPSETEGFVALEGVYRIGAGGQVEGSSDDPVPDDGVEYDTSVQSSRDNVHLYDFHIVYSFSYKVPVLYFRGLQSGGQLLTLDEIKKDLPSHSLQLLNESKWTFITREEHPHLSRPWFTLHPCGTSDWMKLLLHKPGDKDRSLQYLSAWLSVAGQAVGLKIPLKLYCSS, translated from the exons ATGGGGGGCTCCTCGGCGTGCGACGGGACTCTGTCACTCGACGAGTTCAACGCCTCAGCGAAGGCCCTGGTCACCAAGTGGAGGGGGATCGACGTCGACGACGCTCTTCCCGACTGGGAGTGGAGGCCTTGCCGCAAGATGGGGGTGCCATCTGAG ACGGAGGGGTTCGTAGCCCTGGAAGGAGTGTACCGCATTGGCGCAGGAGGCCAG GTTGAGGGGAGCAGTGACGACCCTGTCCCTGATGATGGTGTAGAGTATGATACCTCG GTTCAGAGCTCTAGGGATAATGTTCATCTTTATGATTTCCATATTGTCTACAGCTTTTCTTACAAAGTTCCGGTGCTATACTTTCGAGGTCTTCAGTCTG GTGGGCAGCTACTAACTTTAGATGAGATAAAAAAGGATCTTCCTTCTCATTCGCTTCAGCTGTTAAATGAATCAAAGTGGACATTTATTACTCGAGAG GAGCATCCCCACCTAAGTAGGCCATGGTTCACCCTGCATCCATGTGGAACCAGTGACTGGATGAAGTTGCTTCTTCATAAACCGGGAGATAAGGATCGATCTCTGCAATACTTGTCAGCATGGTTATCTGTGGCCGGTCAGGCAGTAGGATTGAAAATCCCACTTAAGCTTTATTGCAGTTCATAG